In one window of Ruminococcus hominis DNA:
- a CDS encoding DnaJ domain-containing protein yields MTSKNPYEVLGISPNASDDEVKRAYRDMTRKYHPDANVNNPLADLAEEKFKEVQEAYDEIMRQRAQGGYQSNGGYQGGGYSYNSGYGTEQNPQIQAVYNYLNARRYPEALNVLNGMNNRDAQWYYLSAVANANMGNNLIARDQVNQAVNMEPNNQQYRRLLNQLEWSGQRYQNNPYGAGYGRNTDSCGTGNACCDLWIADTLCECMGGDLCPCM; encoded by the coding sequence ATGACAAGTAAGAATCCATACGAAGTACTTGGGATTTCACCAAATGCTTCAGATGATGAAGTGAAAAGAGCATATCGTGATATGACGAGAAAATATCACCCGGATGCGAATGTGAATAATCCGCTGGCAGATTTGGCAGAAGAAAAATTTAAAGAAGTGCAGGAAGCTTATGATGAGATTATGAGACAGCGTGCACAGGGAGGATATCAGTCTAATGGCGGCTATCAAGGCGGAGGATATAGCTATAATAGTGGATATGGAACAGAACAGAATCCACAGATACAGGCTGTCTATAATTATTTGAATGCAAGACGATATCCGGAAGCGTTGAATGTTTTGAATGGAATGAACAACCGAGATGCCCAGTGGTACTATTTAAGTGCCGTTGCTAATGCAAATATGGGAAATAACCTGATTGCACGTGATCAAGTGAATCAGGCCGTAAATATGGAACCGAACAATCAACAGTATCGTCGATTGTTAAACCAGCTAGAGTGGAGTGGACAGCGTTATCAGAACAATCCATATGGAGCAGGTTATGGAAGAAATACGGATTCTTGTGGAACAGGAAATGCGTGCTGTGATCTTTGGATTGCAGATACACTTTGTGAATGTATGGGAGGCGATCTTTGTCCATGCATGTAA
- a CDS encoding DUF5685 family protein encodes MFGYVTICEPELKMKDWRKYRSYYCGLCRTLKERHGNVGQLTLTYDMTFAVILLTSLYEVKGLTSSHRCKTHPVKKQWMIQNEITEYCADMNVLLAYYHMIDNWQDEKKVSGLLASKTLHGKAKKIEKKYKRQSQVIRRELKKLAEYEKENCQNIDLPAGCFGRLMEELLVYKEDMWEPTLRKVGFFLGKFIYIMDAYDDLQKDMKEKCYNPLKILRFEENFEEKCYQMLQMMIAECSTAFEQLPCLVDVEILRNILYAGVWTKYRKKQMEKEEKKADRK; translated from the coding sequence ATGTTTGGGTATGTGACAATTTGTGAACCTGAATTGAAGATGAAGGACTGGAGAAAATATCGTTCATATTATTGTGGATTGTGTCGGACTTTAAAGGAGAGACATGGGAATGTAGGTCAGCTGACATTGACATATGATATGACATTTGCAGTGATACTTTTGACGTCCTTGTATGAAGTGAAAGGCCTGACTTCTTCACATAGATGTAAGACTCACCCGGTGAAAAAGCAGTGGATGATCCAGAATGAGATTACAGAATATTGTGCAGATATGAATGTGCTGCTTGCATATTATCACATGATAGATAACTGGCAAGATGAAAAGAAAGTAAGTGGATTACTTGCTTCGAAAACGCTTCATGGAAAAGCTAAGAAGATAGAGAAAAAATATAAAAGACAAAGCCAAGTGATTCGCAGAGAACTAAAAAAGTTGGCAGAGTACGAAAAGGAAAATTGTCAGAACATAGATTTACCGGCAGGGTGTTTTGGAAGGTTGATGGAAGAATTACTTGTGTATAAGGAAGATATGTGGGAACCGACGCTTAGGAAGGTTGGGTTCTTCCTCGGAAAATTCATTTATATTATGGATGCATATGACGATTTGCAAAAGGATATGAAAGAGAAATGTTATAATCCGTTGAAGATATTGCGTTTTGAAGAAAATTTTGAAGAAAAATGCTACCAGATGCTTCAAATGATGATTGCGGAATGTAGTACAGCATTTGAGCAGTTACCGTGTCTGGTTGATGTGGAGATATTGCGAAATATTTTATACGCAGGTGTCTGGACGAAATATCGAAAAAAACAGATGGAAAAAGAAGAGAAAAAAGCGGATAGAAAGTAG